One segment of Plasmodium vivax chromosome 14, whole genome shotgun sequence DNA contains the following:
- a CDS encoding hypothetical protein, conserved (encoded by transcript PVX_122870A): MGKGSNACKRNQARERKNVEVKAGKSQLKANKEALNVICKVCYTVFMQTQSIAQLAEHARNKHNKDVKECFPDKF, translated from the exons AtgggaaaaggaagcaacgCTTGC AAAAGGAACCAAGcaagggagaggaagaatGTGGAAGTGAAAGCGGGAAAGTCTCAGCTGAAAGCGAACAAAGAGGCTCTAAACGTGATTTGCAAA GTGTGTTACACTGTATTTATGCAGACACAGAGCATTGCACAGCTAGCTGAACATGCCCGGAATAAGCACAACAAGGATGTGAAGGAGTGCTTTCCtgataaattttaa
- a CDS encoding DHHC zinc finger domain containing protein (encoded by transcript PVX_122880A), producing MLKKYSPLYESNNIFLCQGNVITGPNILHLIFTYTIIIITVFPIYIIVYSHVETFLLLSLAILSITAFFILVLFFLTTTAFCDPGIIPKKSYVDLALPKGRTPFTTVKLNGTIIKSYWCVHCNHFKEPRSKHCYMCNNCVTKFDHHCVWLGNCVGARNYRRFIFFILNLSILSTIICFTFIGIFICLCMKEYQNITLGSIFYITFEYPHIALYIIYTIPSSLLLINLFFYHLKMILSNRTTYEDIQGLYEEDNPFDEGKFLNLKKFLLTPVGKKQVEWTEIVKITTV from the exons ATGCTGAAGAAGTACTCCCCAC TTTACGAAAGCAACAACATTTTTCTGTGTCAAGGCAATGTCATAACGGGGCCAAATATCCTTCACCTCATTTTTACCTACACGATCATAATCATTACGGTTTTCCCAATCTACATAATTGT CTATTCCCACGTAGAGACCTTCCTACTGTTAAGCCTTGCGATACTTTCAATTACGgccttcttcattttagttttatttttcctaacGACGACGGCATTCTGCGACCCTGGAAT AATTCCAAAAAAGAGTTATGTCGATTTAGCTTTACCCAAGGGAAGAA CTCCCTTCACAACTGTGAAGTTAAATGGCACTATTATAAAGAGCTACTGGTGTG TGCACTGTAACCATTTTAAAGAGCCAAGGAGCAAGCACTGCTACATGTGCAACAACTGCGTCACCAAGTTTGATCACCACTGCGTATG GTTGGGGAACTGCGTTGGGGCGCGAAACTACAggagatttatttttttcattttgaatttGTCAATCCTTTCAacaataatttgttttaccTTCATTGGAATTTTTATT TGCCTCTGCATGAAGGAATACCAAAACATAACCTTGGGGtctattttttacataaccTTTGAATATCCGCATAT CGCGCTGTACATCATTTACACCATCCCGTCCTCCCTGCTgctaattaatttatttttttaccatttaaAGATGATACTCTCCAATAGAACGACGTATGAGGACATTCAGGGTTTATACGAGGAGGACAACCCCTTCGATGAGG GGAAATTCCTAAACTTGAAAAAGTTTCTCCTCACGCCCGTTGGCAAGAA GCAAGTGGAATGGAcagaaattgtaaaaataacgACGGTGTAA
- a CDS encoding hypothetical protein, conserved (encoded by transcript PVX_122875A): MTGLRFFEKVKKTEIQEIEKKLLHIHKCVTASLTNSNILNKGKVIFHWKKCHMYVTDVKSHVTGGKSPVTGGKSPVTGGKSPVTGVKTHVTEFFENYKNFEFCNEINLSIGEYFMYLIVYLKNVKINKTPVKVLNLYIFANNKWKDKLIYHFLKNLFLKNEDEQQDCMNCKTLIIEYFINNYGTFREQHIGLFYTSILRYINNKLKINFLKKNQNYLNIFANFLITYNGNATLEIKSHMLNAFLLIAKNLKKILLQFPFDKDICTHVCLIYQQVKNVIEAYRAGVCLLLAEKARLSPIPAVGVQSERGSQHGGAPSDSDGDEEFDAAEGEEVGVEVEAGIYSDVNHSDVNRDSVNRDSVNRDRANRASVPLLRKYLCGIKKIQQVLQQCENVIKEKKRENPFLLLCKYRSILIIKYKNVKRVNISDNLEYFILFFKIKNLLCEGSKNPFFIFLCIDSISYWLQKNEKLQYVFEDIKGAALPKGEASEVCFQTDGLPHNCADEWVGHNAMKRNSPEEKVPWPNYDSSNGHITTLDSSNLLHLADQSEDKICEEGATPAKPPQRVKLSKKYSCIDCKDAPPLCDADLPCDGEGREVPGGAEMISEESTPEGVPNEQANISPVEIDELVKMDKCVKISSLRMQFESKSQKNRANFMSHLYSAIMKSLLVILKKYSWYNIKIIWKSCVGIYEFLLNSKKNTFIKKDVCDHLTYIIFNQEKKKKYMCLSLLLTYFKESMCEKNVLEYLFYCFFQNDDFFMFSLYELIKQCIKHIFVQAKDKHLLYYIFLKNILITDNFCMKTFYIKKFIELFYKHDSNYVSFVLNKEYADLRAYFDVSLEEEPEGRCVQADRAKLGRSNVDNLISVNSVNWGTSSKERTSRLYFLFLMKQLLEREEADEIVYNCVVDELEDNIFLNYKTVKVGANALEKNAPNMTGKTMEKKFSIYNFHSLENIAFLELYTLCTLRKYESIEAVNYKSDYFYQLRKDVLLNVKILNNFFYFSNDEFVLSILSFICENKYLNLCDLYLFRTFLITSITNISRTSRDAYRKYILLFFEKFFIYYQRMVEMDKRRGCNVEAGKAKKTHGEGVLQMEGNSQAGGALLEGGTHIGATHMDEHPFEVQKVVSFLYGSVDVLREAPACDSPKNAYSTCIFHSADEKYVDQRKGIFLYNYYLMNILFVLFKNTNKDMGIEATVYCSDILNTVVDYCAHLENLNFFFFLFNAKTTWKEFYLISKEIFFKTVNIMLLKRESFACLNNAFLPLVKSHRQVDHSFYAFLLRLCFISLNHCRDVRKREDGMATHLLTATSSDNHEVYERVSNMRRNSNRDGAPPSDFFSCLIEGSDIGNIRGENRYLINYVNYLFGEGGDRSDRSDNGELCATLNIPLYIFESFISKLRRENIAKLTKHEDVENCEMYKLAYYINEFILYLTDNMNFSKDIEGASFRKHFCQISLCNSSTYLDVEQYNLLRVSGEAVESLDGFHLILLKVYICNVLHYFINYLNFLFLNESKSFFFDCRGHLIFEDQSEKEATSIIIWLSIKYISILFTSIVDFSFKFNITTSEGGAGRGRDHHSVLKNYNLNSETTKDANYISGKKNTPLCFFHSTEIHLIIQNLLCLLLHSKHIACQQYLSDCLLDVCRIIVMRSANSMQTIPLFYVYIILLIFKNEGGESKCTEEDGNKVGKAPEGRGHIASNEPISNENAEDTEPNFEFLTGIISRLNKMLTAKEDNQVDVSEILSAHFLKGNFSSSKWEPHEHSAVQNDTQRGSGEAKCVAAPQANHNFLLNDKLNMLIWDDQRINSNFLRKSSNMCLALSSLAKSYKAKEQYIIYNFVIKIIINYLLNGNNKYKKVICVNIIKHIYTIIDNKTLYEYISDIYKIALIYYKSKFFCLKSSSTSLYNILTKRLLAKLNYSYHVSSNMYYFCTGSKRRIFKNINLTFFDLLNSINLLKIFLNVFIKKGKFLNAHYCSKNECKPFFDYSNFYAQFIPILIFLSNIIIFNNDDYFLLSNVKGDLRAAHSAHQFSPHSASATDTGGKTVEESDNPSDLQEKGENAQWEEPPTGNHPPNDPSGENQTQISNMNIYFLFVKHLKRLFTYGNYFVQVLICRIIVNVYLHIYLKLKKQNLIFNFLNKIVINAMGGNRKNCYLLLFIEFVRRKESKTLVEENKKKFRKMFFQFLFLFVRSERYAEVLLILQILNILYSKISISLDQNVVSLLFRRLTLHQDDMFISVLLNELLMKITKRVENFVALLDMYASSKNERLIESFLYNWYLHTKKRHKKEFQIREKQLSEFSNYSSFKFFSECDKKGVRTPLGGEWLDGAKRSGGQTGELAEEPVDHWADERTYIYLYLLLFQIIRTHKDNIKIKKYCFSILLTIVKFISFENLFLFERMREYYTEHVKQNYLDKYVISYSYLICVKYFAMAQKKAEGQKSQNQKERCEPGNRFIEAIYSFIDREKESIIASSLNCNVKEYLFNFAYFYFLLFLNLLSRLCNKNSVTYTKYFVKAFMNYGIVPYDYDRLEGEEANMKGVSAGGGDDPGRDVAVPKGETHSSLGYPTGEDSPKWSGKRGAEKNDEKEISHVTHFSKNSYPPEGTPQVNSPNYGLPNEEGKPLDGRTSAYRKYKEWYWTDINQWITQVVKNKVRNQNITFDVVYVKNPLKHLRGHNLFTAFFVALYSCLIFMLNDENELIRYQAKIAVLHMMRKNVLNVYRTMKDIICVEFFIYYLSKWHPHVALHILTFCICQTKSCIRDSLYYNPVKLFDQEKYNLYINNVLLNQLFVFYYLFNISAIFVGGNPRGEITNFYHFIDVLGGQKKDAFVRNVNIENAAPVLSKGETILDGLDLHLLKNGALWEKVLERLSRKSAFCAECHTLGGKAEKPLRTSCQSSCRKTVLTSYMATFLIFLRMGYITNIKKSLDDYSHLLRSYRNVDLFDSNLVICWSNLFNKIIILLINIFIFFQKRIALYYNSYFYEEMNMIKSKTASIYGTFKLVRREMNPFLLKSMELLLSIMGTAFLKNGNFFSDIYTLLYALKGSV; the protein is encoded by the coding sequence atgacggGCTTACGCTTTTtcgaaaaggtaaaaaaaacggaaataCAAGAAATTGAGAAAAAACTGCTGCACATTCACAAGTGTGTTACGGCGAGCCTGACCAATTCAAACATTTTGAACAAGGGAAAAGTAATCTTCcattggaaaaaatgccacaTGTATGTAACAGATGTGAAATCGCATGTAACAGGTGGGAAATCGCCCGTAACAGGTGGGAAATCGCCCGTAACAGGTGGGAAATCGCCCGTAACAGGGGTGAAAACGCATGTAACAGAATTTTTTGAGAATTACAAGAATTTTGAGTTTTGCAATGAAATCAATTTATCCATCGGTGAGTATTTCATGTACCTCATTGTATActtgaaaaatgtgaaaattaataaaacGCCCGTGAAAGTTcttaatttgtatatttttgcgAACAATAAGTGGAAggataaattaatttatcattttttgaaaaatctctttttaaaaaatgaggatGAGCAACAGGATTGCATGAATTGCAAAACGTTGATAATCGaatatttcataaataattatgGCACATTTCGGGAGCAGCACATTGGGTTATTTTACACGAGTATTTTGAGATACATCAAcaacaaattgaaaataaattttttaaaaaaaaaccaaaattatttaaacatttttgccaattttctTATTACTTACAATGGGAATGCAACACTCGAAATTAAAAGTCACATGCTTAACGCATTTTTGCTTATTgcgaaaaatttaaaaaaaattctgttGCAGTTCCCTTTTGACAAagacatatgcacacatgtgtgcttGATTTACCAGCAGGTGAAAAATGTCATAGAAGCTTACCGAGCGGGCGTGTGCCTCCTTTTGGCCGAGAAGGCACGGCTCTCCCCCATCCCGGCAGTTGGAGTTCAGTCCGAGCGGGGCAGTCAGCACGGCGGTGCCCCCAGCGACTCGGACGGGGATGAAGAATTTGACGCAGCTGAGGGGGAAGAGGTGGGTGTGGAGGTAGAGGCGGGAATTTACAGCGACGTAAACCACAGCGATGTAAACCGCGACAGTGTAAACCGCGACAGTGTAAACCGCGACAGGGCAAACCGCGCAAGCGTCCCCCTGCTGCGCAAGTACCTGTGCGGCATAAAAAAGATACAACAAGTGCTGCAACAGTGTGAGAACGTTAttaaggagaagaaaagagaaaacccatttttactattgtgtaaatatagaagcatattaattataaaatataaaaatgtaaagcgTGTGAACATTAGTGACAACTTGGAATATTttatactattttttaaaataaaaaatttactatgTGAGGGGAGTAAAAACCCGTTTTTCATCTTCCTCTGCATAGACAGCATAAGTTACtggttacaaaaaaatgaaaaattgcaGTACGTTTTTGAAGATATCAAAGGAGCAGCCTTACCAAAGGGTGAAGCATCCGAAGTGTGTTTTCAGACCGATGGGTTACCCCACAATTGTGCCGATGAATGGGTAGGGCATAACGCAATGAAGAGAAATTCTCCGGAGGAAAAAGTCCCTTGGCCAAATTATGACAGCTCTAATGGGCACATCACAACATTGGACTCTTCCAATTTGTTGCACTTAGCCGATCAGAGTGAAGATAAAATTTGCGAAGAGGGCGCCACCCCCGCTAAGCCTCCACAAAGGGTTAAACTGAGCAAAAAATACAGTTGCATTGATTGTAAGGATGCCCCTCCTCTATGTGATGCAGATTTGCCGTGCGATGGAGAAGGGAGAGAAGTTCCTGGGGGTGCCGAAATGATAAGCGAAGAGAGCACCCCTGAAGGGGTACCAAACGAACAGGCCAACATTTCACCCGTAGAGATAGACGAACTTGTTAAAATGGACAAATGTGTCAAGATAAGCAGTTTAAGAATGCAATTTGAAAGTAAATCCCAAAAAAATAGAGCCAATTTCATGTCCCATTTGTACAGCGCAATTATGAAAAGCTTACTAGTAATCCTAAAAAAGTACTCATGgtataacataaaaattatatggaAAAGTTGCGTTGGCATTTACGAATTTTTGCTGAATAGCaagaaaaatacatttataaaaaaagacgTATGTGATCATTTAacgtatataatttttaatcaggaaaaaaaaaagaaatatatgtgttTATCTTTGttgttaacatattttaaagagTCCATGTGTGAAAAAAACGTGTTGGAATATCTTTTTTACTGCTTCTTCCAAAATGATGACTTTTTCATGTTCAGTTTGTACGAGCTTATAAAGCAATGCATTAAACACATATTTGTGCAAGCGAAGGATAAGCATTTGCTctactacatttttttaaagaacattttaataaccGACAACTTTTGCATGAAGACTTTTTACATAAAGAAATTTATCGAGCTGTTTTACAAACATGATAGTAATTACGTTTCCTTCGTTTTGAATAAGGAGTATGCTGACTTGCGAGCATACTTTGACGTGTCCCTCGAGGAGGAGCCCGAAGGAAGGTGCGTCCAAGCAGATCGAGCCAAACTTGGAAGAAGCAACGTAGACAATCTTATTAGTGTGAATAGCGTAAACTGGGGGACGAGCTCCAAGGAAAGGACAAGCAGactttactttttatttttaatgaagcAGCTGTTGGAGagagaagaagcagacgaaATAGTGTACAACTGTGTTGTGGACGAATTGGAGGATAACATCTTCCTGAATTACAAAACTGTGAAAGTGGGAGCAAACGCATTGGAGAAGAATGCCCCAAATATGACGGGGAAGacgatggaaaaaaaattttcgatTTACAATTTCCACTCCTTAGAAAATATCGCCTTCCTAGAGCTGTACACATTATGCACTTTGCGAAAGTACGAGTCCATCGAAGCGGTAAATTACAAAAGTGACTACTTCTATCAGCTGAGGAAGGATGTTTTGCTGaatgtgaaaattttgaataactttttttacttctcgAATGACGAATTTGTGCTGTCCATTTTGTCCTTCATTtgcgaaaataaatatttgaacCTTTGTGATTTGTATCTGTTCCGCACCTTTTTAATCACCTCCATAACGAACATTTCGAGGACGAGTCGGGATGCCTACAGGAAGtacattttgctcttcttcgagaagttttttatttattaccaGAGGATGGTCGAGATGGACAAGCGGAGGGGCTGCAATGTCGAGGCggggaaggcgaaaaaaacgcatgGGGAGGGTGTTCTCCAAATGGAGGGAAATTCCCAAGCGGGGGGAGCACTCCTCGAGGGGGGTACCCACATAGGTGCTACCCACATGGACGAACACCCATTTGAGGTCCAAAAAgttgtttcctttttgtatgGAAGCGTGGACGTACTGCGAGAAGCCCCAGCGTGCGACTCCCCAAAGAACGCTTACTCAACCTGCATATTTCATTCCGCTGACGAAAAATACGTAGACCAGAGGAAGGGGATCTTCCTGTACAATTACTACCTCATGAATatcctttttgttctttttaagAACACTAATAAAGACATGGGCATCGAGGCAACTGTGTACTGCTCGGACATACTAAACACGGTAGTGGATTATTGCGCGCATTTAGAAaatctgaattttttttttttcctattcaATGCCAAAACGACCTGGAAGGAATTTTACCTAATATCGAAGGAGATCTTTTTCAAAACTGTCAATATAATGTTGctaaaaagagaaagcttTGCCTGCTTAAATAATGCATTCCTTCCTTTGGTAAAATCGCACAGGCAGGTGGACCATTCGTTTTACGCCTTCTTACTAAGACTCTGCTTCATTTCGTTAAATCATTGTAGGGATGTGAGAAAGCGGGAAGACGGGATGGCCACCCACCTTCTCACCGCCACAAGCAGTGATAACCATGAGGTGTACGAACGGGTGAGTAATATGCGCCGGAACTCGAATAGGGATGGTGCCCCCCCAAGTGACTTTTTCAGTTGTCTCATTGAAGGCAGCGATATTGGGAATATAAGGGGGGAGAACAGATACTTAATAAATTACGTAAACTACCTATTCGGTGAGGGCGGCGATAGAAGTGATAGAAGCGATAATGGCGAGCTCTGCGCGACGCTGAACATCCCATTGTACATCTTCGAAAGCTTTATTAGCAAACTTAGGAGAGAAAATATCGCAAAATTAACCAAACACGAGGATGTGGAAAACTGCGAAATGTATAAATTGGCCTACTACATAAACGAGTTTATTTTGTACCTTACGGACAACATGAATTTCAGCAAAGACATAGAGGGGGCATCGTTCAGGAAGCACTTCTGCCAAATTAGCTTGTGCAATTCGAGCACCTATTTGGATGTAGAGCAATATAATCTGTTGCGTGTGTCGGGCGAGGCGGTTGAATCGTTGGATGGCTTCCACCTAATATTGTTAAAGGTCTACATCTGCAACGTGCTGCACTATTTTATCAATTATTTGAACTTCCTATTTTTGAATGAGTCGAAGAGCTTCTTTTTCGACTGCAGAGGGCACCTGATTTTTGAGGACCAAAGTGAGAAGGAGGCAACGTCTATTATCATTTGGTTGTCTATCAAGTACATAAGCATTTTGTTCACCTCCATCGTTGACTTCTCcttcaaatttaatattacCACATCTGAGGGGGGTGCCGGAAGGGGGAGAGACCACCACTCTGtgctaaaaaattacaatttgaACAGTGAAACTACCAAGGATGCAAATTATATCagtggaaagaaaaacactCCTTTGTGCTTTTTTCACAGCACAGAAATTCACCTGATCATTCAGAACCTTCTGTGTCTGCTGCTGCACTCCAAGCATATAGCATGCCAGCAGTATCTGTCGGATTGCCTGCTGGACGTCTGCAGAATTATAGTCATGAGGAGTGCCAATAGTATGCAGACCATTCCGTTGTTCTACGTGTACatcattttgctcatttttaaaaacgaggggggggaatcGAAATGTACGGAGGAAGATGGCAACAAAGTGGGCAAAGCTCCCGAGGGGCGTGGCCACATCGCTTCTAACGAACCCATCTCGAACGAAAACGCAGAGGATACAGAACCCAATTTTGAGTTCCTAACGGGAATTATCAGCCGACTGAACAAAATGCTGACCGCGAAGGAGGACAACCAAGTAGACGTAAGTGAAATTTTatctgcacattttttaaaaggcaaTTTTAGTTCCTCCAAGTGGGAGCCGCATGAGCATTCCGCAGTTCAGAATGACacccaaaggggaagcggtgaagccaAGTGTGTGGCAGCTCCCCAAGCGAATCATAACTTCTTGCTAAATGACAAATTGAACATGCTCATTTGGGATGACCAACGAATTAACTCAAATTTTCTGAGGAAGTCAAGCAACATGTGCCTAGCGCTGAGCTCATTGGCCAAGTCGTACAAAGCAAAGGAGCAGTACATCATATACAATTTtgtgataaaaattataatcaaCTATTTGCTTAAcggaaataataaatataagaaggTCATCTGCgtgaatattataaaacatatatacaccATTATTGATAATAAAACGCTTTATGAGTACATCAGcgatatttacaaaatagcTTTAATTTACTACAagagtaaatttttttgcttgaaAAGTTCGAGCACATCCCTGTACAACATTTTAACCAAACGCCTGTTGGCCAAGCTGAATTACTCCTACCATGTGTCCTCCAACATGTATTATTTCTGTACAGGCAGCAAAAGgagaatatttaaaaacatcAATTTGACTTTTTTTGACTTACTCAATTCGATCAACTTGCtaaagatatttttaaatgtgtttataaaaaagggcaaatttttaaatgcacattattgtagcaaaaatgaatgtaAACCCTTTTTTGACTATTCCAATTTTTATGCCCAAtttatccccattttgatatttctctcaaatattatcatttttaacaatgACGATTATTTCTTACTCAGCAATGTGAAGGGCGATTTGCGGGCTGCGCATAGCGCTCACCAGTTTTCGCCACACAGTGCATCTGCGACGGATACAGGGGGGAAAACTGTAGAAGAAAGTGACAACCCGAGCGATCTgcaagaaaagggggagaacgCACAATGGGAAGAGCCTCCCACGGGTAATCACCCCCCTAACGATCCAAGTGGGGAAAATCAAACCCAAATAAGCAACATGAACATATACTTCCTATTTGTGAAACACCTGAAAAGGTTATTCACCTACGGCAACTACTTCGTCCAAGTGCTCATTTGCAGAATAATCGTCAACGTATATTTGCACATATACCTAAAGCTGAAGAAACAAAACCtgatttttaactttttgaacaaaattgtCATAAACGCCATGGGAGGGAATAGGAAAAACTGCTATCTGCTTCTCTTCATAGAATTTGTGAGGAGGAAGGAGTCCAAAACGTTagtggaggaaaataaaaaaaagttcagaAAAATGTTCTTCCAGTTTTTATTCCTATTTGTGAGAAGCGAAAGGTATGCAGAGGTTTTGctaattttgcaaatattaaACATCCTGTATAGTAAGATATCCATTTCGTTGGACCAAAATGTTGTGTCTTTGCTGTTTAGACGATTGACGCTACATCAGGATGACATGTTCATATCCGTTCTGTTGAATGAACTGTTGATGAAGATAACCAAGCGagttgaaaattttgttgCTCTTCTGGACATGTACGCATCGAGTAAGAACGAGAGGCTCATAGAGTCGTTCCTCTACAACTGGTAtctgcacacaaaaaagaggcacAAGAAGGAGTTTCAAAtaagggagaagcagctcagcgaattttcaaattatagCTCTTTTAAGTTTTTCTCTGAATGtgacaaaaagggggtgcgCACTCCCCTGGGCGGGGAGTGGTTAGATGGGGCTAAACGGAGTGGCGGTCAAACGGGCGAGTTGGCGGAAGAACCGGTGGACCACTGGGCAGACGAAAGGACGTACATCTACCTGTACCTTTTACTCTTCCAAATAATCCGCACCCATAAGgacaacataaaaattaagaagtaCTGCTTCAGCATCCTGCTGAcaattgtaaaatttatatcCTTTGAAAATTTGTTCCTGTTCGAGCGTATGCGGGAGTATTACACGGAGCACGTTAAGCAGAACTACCTGGACAAGTACGTCATTTCGTATAGCTACCTTATATGCGTGAAATATTTTGCCATGGCGCAGAAGAAGGCAGAAGGGCAGAAGAGTCAGAATCAGAAGGAGCGCTGCGAACCTGGCAACAGATTTATCGAAGCGATTTACAGCTTTATAGACAGAGAGAAGGAGAGCATTATTGCTTCATCTCTCAACTGCAACGTGAAGGAATATCTTTTCAACTTTGCCTACTTTtacttcctcctttttctaaatttgCTCTCCCGTCTGTGCAACAAAAATTCGGTGACGTATACGAAATATTTTGTGAAGGCCTTCATGAACTACGGAATTGTTCCATATGACTACGATCGtctggagggggaggaagcaaacATGAAAGGTGTCAGCGCAGGTGGAGGTGACGACCCTGGGAGAGATGTCGCGGTGCCCAAGGGGGAGACGCATTCTTCGCTCGGCTACCCCACCGGGGAGGATTCTCCAAAGTggagcggcaaaaggggagcagaaaaaaatgacgaaaaggaaatatcCCATGTGACACACTTTTCGAAGAACAGTTATCCCCCGGAAGGTACCCCCCAAGTGAACAGCCCCAATTATGGGCTGCCAAACGAAGAGGGCAAACCCCTCGATGGGCGCACAAGCGCGTACAGAAAATACAAAGAATGGTATTGGACCGATATAAACCAGTGGATAACGCAAGTagtgaaaaacaaagtgaGGAACCAAAATATTACATTCGACGTTGTGTATGTCAAAAATCCACTGAAGCATCTCAGAGGGCATAACTTGTTTACCGCCTTCTTTGTGGCACTTTACTCTTGCCTGatatttatgttaaatgATGAAAACGAACTGATAAGGTACCAGGCCAAAATTGCGGTGTTGCACATGATGAGGAAGAACGTGCTAAATGTGTATAGAACTATGAAAGACATAATCTGTGTTGAGTTCTTCATTTACTACCTTTCCAAGTGGCACCCACATGTGGCCCTACACATATTAACCTTTTGCATATGCCAGACGAAGAGCTGCATTAGGGATAGCCTCTATTACAACCCTGTTAAATTATTTGACCAGGAAAAGTACAATTTGTATATTAACAATGTGTTACTGAACCAGctgtttgtattttattaccTGTTTAACATCAGTGCGATTTTCGTGGGGGGAAATCCCAGAGGGGAAATTACCAACTTTTACCACTTCATCGACGTGTTGggtggccaaaaaaaggacgccTTCGTGAGAAATGTAAACATTGAAAATGCAGCCCCGGTTCTTTCGAAGGGTGAAACCATTTTGGATGGACTCGATTTACACCTGTTGAAAAATGGTGCCTTATGGGAGAAGGTACTGGAAAGATTATCCCGTAAGAGTGCCTTTTGTGCGGAGTGCCATACTTTGGGTGGTAAAGCGGAAAAACCTCTTAGAACCTCCTGCCAGTCGTCATGCAGAAAAACGGTGCTCACCTCCTACATGGCAACCTTTCTAATATTCCTACGAATGGGGTACATCACAAATATTAAGAAGAGCCTAGACGATTATTCGCACCTCCTACGGTCCTACAGAAACGTGGACCTTTTTGATTCCAACTTGGTCATTTGCTGGAGCAACCTGTtcaacaaaataattattcttcTAATCaacatattcattttttttcaaaaaagaatagCCCTATACTACAACAGTTATTTTTACGAAGAGATGAATATGATCAAGTCGAAGACCGCGTCAATTTATGGCACCTTCAAATTGGTAAGACGTGAAATGAATCCGTTTTTACTGAAAAGTATGGAGCTTCTGTTGTCCATCATGGGCActgcctttttaaaaaacggcAACTTCTTTTCAGATATATACACGTTGTTATACGCTTTGAAGGGTTCCGTTTAG